A section of the Sedimentisphaera cyanobacteriorum genome encodes:
- a CDS encoding glycosyltransferase family 2 protein, protein MSENIDISVIVPVFNERDNIQPLHEQIASAMKTGGVDYSYEIIFVNDGSWDGTAEVLGGIFSNDSNVTVVNFRRNFGQTAAMQAGFERARGEVIIPMDGDLQNDPADIPALMAKLDEGYDIVSGWRKSRKDRAFTRRLPSMLANFIIRRITNVGIHDFGCTMKAYRREVISQTKLYGETHRFIPAVAQWLGAKVGEIEVNHRPRKAGKTKYNLSRTYKVVLDLITVSFMNSYSTKPLYVFGRFSIYSGLAAGFSFVVMIYQKIANGYSINRNPLLILGTILTIAALQLIMMGLLAELMVRTYHESQNRPTYAVRSVLSHRENQSESKLEQ, encoded by the coding sequence ATGTCGGAAAATATTGATATATCTGTAATAGTGCCTGTGTTTAATGAGCGGGATAACATACAGCCCCTTCATGAACAGATAGCTTCAGCCATGAAAACCGGCGGCGTTGACTACAGCTATGAGATAATATTCGTCAACGACGGCAGCTGGGACGGGACAGCGGAAGTTCTTGGAGGAATATTCAGCAATGATTCAAATGTAACGGTGGTCAATTTTCGGCGTAATTTCGGCCAGACAGCTGCGATGCAGGCAGGCTTTGAACGTGCCCGGGGGGAAGTGATAATCCCCATGGACGGCGACCTCCAGAACGACCCTGCAGACATCCCCGCCCTTATGGCAAAGCTGGATGAAGGCTACGATATCGTAAGCGGCTGGCGAAAATCCCGCAAAGACAGGGCATTCACCCGCCGGCTCCCATCAATGCTCGCCAATTTCATAATCCGCAGGATAACAAACGTTGGCATTCACGACTTCGGCTGCACAATGAAGGCATACCGCAGGGAGGTGATAAGCCAAACCAAGCTCTACGGCGAAACTCACCGCTTCATTCCCGCTGTTGCTCAGTGGCTCGGGGCAAAGGTAGGCGAGATCGAGGTAAACCACCGCCCGCGTAAAGCCGGCAAAACGAAATACAACCTATCACGTACGTATAAGGTAGTGCTGGATCTGATAACTGTTTCGTTTATGAACAGCTATTCAACAAAGCCGCTCTACGTATTCGGCAGGTTCAGCATATACAGCGGACTGGCAGCAGGCTTTTCGTTTGTTGTTATGATATACCAGAAAATAGCAAACGGATACTCCATCAACAGAAACCCGCTTCTAATCCTCGGCACAATCCTAACGATTGCTGCTCTCCAGCTTATAATGATGGGTCTGCTTGCTGAGCTTATGGTTCGAACATATCACGAATCGCAAAACCGCCCGACCTACGCTGTGAGGAGCGTGCTTTCCCATAGAGAAAATCAGTCTGAATCGAAGCTGGAGCAGTAG
- the amrS gene encoding AmmeMemoRadiSam system radical SAM enzyme codes for MKYEKARFWHKKLGSTVKCELCSRECVIKTGETGFCGVRQNEQGELKTLNYHCLCSANSDKIEKKPLNHFLPSTSSFSICAPGCNFRCKFCQNWQISQINQQLLERTSKVCPEDIAEAALKHNCKSISYTYTEPTIFYELAEDTALAAKEKGLKNVFVTNGYMKPAVWEKASEWLDAANIDLKANTEEFYRDFCSAALAPVKESIKTAYKLGIWIELTTLLIPGLNDRDEEIRSTAEFIAGEVSEFVPLHLSAFYPCAEMRDTPAQTPQRIKEACDIAREAGLKYVYPGNVMLDANTYCHNCGRLIISRSGFSADPDGVSNGKCELCGAEIPGVFE; via the coding sequence ATGAAATATGAAAAGGCACGTTTCTGGCATAAAAAACTTGGCAGCACTGTAAAATGCGAGCTGTGCAGCAGGGAATGCGTGATAAAGACCGGTGAAACGGGTTTTTGCGGGGTAAGACAGAATGAACAGGGCGAACTGAAAACCCTTAACTACCACTGCCTCTGCTCTGCAAACTCAGATAAGATCGAAAAGAAACCGCTGAACCACTTCCTCCCTTCCACTTCAAGCTTTTCCATCTGCGCTCCCGGATGCAATTTCAGGTGCAAATTCTGCCAAAACTGGCAGATAAGCCAGATAAATCAGCAGCTGCTGGAGAGGACAAGCAAAGTTTGCCCTGAGGATATTGCAGAGGCTGCCCTGAAGCATAACTGCAAAAGCATCTCTTACACATACACGGAGCCGACAATTTTTTACGAGCTTGCAGAAGACACTGCACTTGCTGCAAAAGAGAAGGGTCTGAAGAATGTTTTCGTAACTAACGGCTATATGAAGCCCGCGGTTTGGGAGAAGGCCTCAGAATGGCTGGATGCAGCGAATATAGATCTGAAAGCAAACACTGAAGAATTCTACCGTGATTTCTGCTCGGCAGCTCTTGCCCCTGTTAAGGAAAGCATCAAAACTGCGTACAAACTCGGAATATGGATAGAGCTGACCACCCTGCTGATACCCGGACTCAACGACAGAGATGAAGAAATACGCTCTACAGCAGAATTCATTGCGGGCGAGGTGTCTGAATTTGTGCCTTTGCATCTGTCGGCATTCTACCCTTGTGCAGAGATGAGAGATACGCCCGCTCAAACGCCTCAAAGAATAAAAGAGGCCTGCGATATCGCACGAGAAGCAGGGCTGAAGTATGTTTATCCGGGGAATGTAATGCTCGATGCAAATACGTACTGCCACAACTGCGGAAGGCTTATCATCTCCCGATCAGGTTTCTCAGCAGACCCGGACGGAGTGTCTAACGGAAAATGCGAGCTCTGCGGGGCAGAGATCCCGGGAGTTTTCGAATAA
- a CDS encoding NYN domain-containing protein: protein MRYLIDGHNLVFAMKNSGEQLAGFEVHHAADLLCKALESYLVKRNERAVLYFDGTGPIDKSFYNSLSNVEVCFSGEDYEADDFLVEDIEDDSAPSSLAVVSNDRGVRDAAKRSKAVIKLSNDFWLDLVEDINRKPPKRKEPEAKRKGIDPCEVDMWLDYFGIDE, encoded by the coding sequence TTGAGGTATCTGATAGACGGCCACAATCTTGTATTTGCGATGAAAAACTCAGGGGAACAGCTGGCCGGCTTTGAGGTTCACCATGCGGCAGATTTGCTGTGTAAGGCTTTGGAAAGCTATCTAGTAAAACGAAATGAGCGGGCTGTGCTTTATTTTGACGGTACAGGCCCGATTGATAAAAGCTTCTATAACAGCCTGAGCAATGTTGAGGTCTGCTTTTCCGGCGAGGATTACGAAGCAGACGATTTTCTCGTGGAGGATATAGAAGACGATTCGGCACCATCAAGCCTTGCGGTGGTTTCTAATGACAGGGGGGTGCGCGATGCGGCAAAGCGAAGCAAGGCTGTAATAAAGCTCAGCAATGATTTCTGGCTCGACCTCGTTGAGGACATAAACCGAAAACCGCCCAAGAGAAAGGAGCCGGAAGCCAAACGAAAAGGCATAGACCCATGCGAGGTGGATATGTGGTTAGATTATTTCGGTATTGATGAGTAG
- a CDS encoding dihydroorotase, whose protein sequence is MGNKINTNELLIKNGRVIDPLNNIDSVCDVLIEEGRICYVGKVQKQMPEDKVIEASGKIVCPGFIDMHVHFREPGDEEEETIRSGSHAAVAGGYTSVVCMPNTDPTIQDETSIEFVHRMGRQTRKTHVYAMGALTKDRKGVELSEMGLMAGAGAAGFTDDGTGVQDASVMRKALKYASMFGLVVSQHCQDSSLSGNGVINAGFNSMLLGLPGMSPLAEELMLWRDIQLNKSIRAKYHAQHISTKGSVDIIRKAKQEGIPVTCEVTPHHLLLNEQTVAEYDTNYKMNPPLRTDEDNAALKEAVKDGIIDALITDHAPHLQSEKELEFLYAPFGIIGLESALPLFGKALIEDGIIDWPELVAMLTCKPAEILGIDETKGSFTKGKWGDITIFDPEEKWQIDVNKFFSKARNCPFHGWDVKGKVCYTIVGGEVRYSSERD, encoded by the coding sequence ATGGGCAATAAAATAAACACAAACGAGCTACTTATAAAAAACGGCAGGGTCATCGATCCGCTGAACAATATCGATTCGGTATGCGATGTTCTAATTGAGGAAGGCAGGATTTGCTATGTCGGGAAGGTACAGAAGCAGATGCCGGAAGATAAGGTGATTGAGGCTTCGGGAAAAATTGTCTGCCCGGGGTTTATAGATATGCATGTGCATTTTCGCGAGCCGGGAGACGAAGAGGAAGAGACAATCAGAAGCGGATCTCATGCCGCTGTGGCGGGCGGATATACATCTGTTGTTTGTATGCCGAATACAGACCCGACTATTCAGGATGAAACGAGCATAGAATTCGTGCACAGAATGGGACGTCAGACTCGAAAAACCCACGTTTACGCTATGGGAGCTCTCACAAAAGACCGCAAAGGCGTGGAGCTTTCTGAAATGGGGCTTATGGCGGGCGCCGGAGCCGCAGGCTTTACAGACGACGGGACAGGCGTTCAGGATGCCTCGGTAATGCGGAAGGCACTGAAGTATGCGAGTATGTTCGGGCTTGTGGTAAGCCAGCACTGTCAGGACAGTTCGCTTTCGGGGAACGGCGTTATAAACGCAGGCTTCAATTCCATGCTGCTCGGGCTTCCCGGAATGAGCCCTCTGGCTGAAGAGCTTATGCTCTGGCGTGATATCCAGCTCAATAAATCCATCCGAGCCAAATACCACGCCCAGCATATATCTACCAAAGGCTCTGTGGATATAATCAGAAAAGCCAAACAGGAAGGTATTCCGGTTACCTGCGAGGTTACCCCGCACCACCTTCTTCTGAATGAACAAACAGTGGCGGAGTACGATACTAATTACAAGATGAATCCTCCGCTGAGGACGGATGAAGATAATGCGGCCTTGAAAGAGGCAGTAAAAGACGGCATAATTGATGCACTTATAACCGACCATGCTCCTCACCTACAGAGCGAGAAAGAGCTGGAATTTCTTTATGCACCTTTCGGGATTATCGGACTTGAAAGCGCACTGCCTCTGTTTGGAAAGGCCCTCATAGAAGATGGAATAATTGACTGGCCTGAGCTGGTTGCAATGCTCACTTGCAAGCCTGCCGAGATACTCGGAATTGACGAGACAAAAGGCTCGTTTACAAAGGGCAAATGGGGCGATATAACAATATTCGACCCCGAAGAGAAATGGCAGATTGATGTGAATAAATTCTTTTCGAAAGCGAGAAACTGCCCCTTCCACGGCTGGGACGTGAAGGGAAAGGTCTGCTATACAATCGTTGGCGGGGAAGTGAGATACAGCTCGGAGAGGGACTGA